The region TTACCTTATGACTCACAGCTTCATTTTGTGTAAGTCTTTTTCACATATGTTGCCCAAACTTCcacttcatttctctttctgtgcATCTATTCCCTCCTTCACTCTATCTCCTCATCTCCCTCCCCTCTACCtcatcctccccactctctctgccaatcCCTTCCTATTCCCAttgtctatccatctcctcctatccCACACTCACTCTGTCCATCACATGCATCTCTCTCCAGCCTCTCTTCCCGGCCATTACACCTTCctgcactctctgtccatctcctcatcactCCTCTGCCTTTGCATCTCCACATTTCCCCCTCCCTCTATCCACCACCTCCTCccatctctctctgcccatctctgtcTCCCTCCTCTACCACACAACCACACATCCCCCTCAGTCTCTCCATCACCTCCTCCacttctctctgaccatctcctcctcatcctctcctctctgtccatgtcctcctcaccTTCTCTCTTCCATCTCCTATATGACTTCCTTTTGTGGTTCTTATCAACGCTGAACTTAACCATTGGTTGTGAggatatgtggaacatacatacatacagcttATTATCTGGTATCTGTCCGCATAAGCATTTGTCAGATATACTGCACACATCTACATCCTATCTCTGTGCATCACTTATTCGCCCCTCCCTTTGCCCAGCTCCTCGTTCCCCTCTCTCTGCTTATCTCTTCCACctttctctttctgtccatctccacctccttctctctctgtccatcttgtccTCCCCCTCCCTGTGTCCACCTCCTCCCCTAATTTCTTTACTTGTCCCTCCTCTCTTTGTGACTATCTTTTCCCATCTTctctcgcctctctctctctctctctcttcatcaccTCCTCACCCACCCCTCTTTTGGCCCACCTCATCcgcctctccctctgtccatctccatgtTGTCTTCTCCTCTaagccatttcctcctcctcctctccttatcTATGTCCCTCTCTTAGTCCATCTTCTCCGATCTCTACTGGACCCTCTCCTTCTTCTCcatttcctctgtccatctcctccacttccCTCTTTCTTTTGGCCTTCTCTTATGCTCTTTCTAGTTTTTCTCTTCCTCTTTCCCGTCCCTGACTGTCACCTCCTCTCATCTCTCTCTGTTCATCATCTCATCAGTTCTCTATTTAtcacctcttccccctctctctgtctatctcattCTCTACTCTAGATTTGTTATGATCCTCCTTTCCCTTCACTCTGTAAATTTTGCCACCTCCTTTCTTTCTCTGACCATCTCTCCTAATACCATCTACTTTTCTgtctcttccctccctcctccctctgtcGAATGCTTCCCCCCTCCtagctgtccatctcttccttccaccGCTCTATCCACCACCACCCCACCCCTCTCTTTCCTTCCTCGCCCCTCTGTCCGTCTCCTTTTCTCCTCTCTCTGTTAATTACCTATGTCACCTCATTTTCACCTGCACCCTGACACTAATGGGAGGCGGTTCGTTCCTGCACACTACATCTCCTCATGATATAActggcatgtgtgccaattttggtTCAAATCCATCTACTCATTTAGAAACAGATTTGGAACATATTTTTATCCCTTTTTATAAAATATGAGAGAAGTGCAATAAGCATTTTTTGTCAGCTAGGTTTGgtttaaaaaatgcggaatttgttgtaggacatcttggaatattcctgcttcagcctcaATCGCTTCATGAAGTACTGATATGATTGGCACTatgcatagccttcaaaatggccttTGTAGTGGAGGTGCGTTCTAAGGAGAGAgtagtcattgagtttcttttggtgtaaAATCAGAGCATGAGAGATATTTGTTGTAGAATATCTACAGAGATCTGGCAGTGTATAAaaccatggtgagtcgttgggcgaggcgttctCATCATCACAGAAAGGTCACACAAACCTATATGATCTCCTGAGTGCTGGCCAGCCACACACAGCTCAGATTCCTGCAATTTTGGAATGTGCAGGCCCTCTAATTCGAGGTGATTGACCGATCAGAATCAAAGACCTCGCTGCACAAGTGGATGTCTCTGCTGACACATTGATTAGCTAATTGCGATACTTGAAGGtaatgtgcccgctgggttcctcaccacctaacagaagacaataAGAGAAATGAAGGACtatctgtgcggagttgcttgcgtGTTATGAGGTTAGTTGTAACAATTTTtggtcgaacatcatcacaggtgatgaaacatgggtcatcACTTCGAAACTGAAAACTAAATGGTAATCTATTCCtctgaaggaaaagttcaaagcgaaACCATCTGCTGCCGAAGTCATGGCGATGCTCATATAGCACTCTGAAGGGATTCTTGTGTTTgatttcctccctcatggtgcaacaatcgaCTCTGGATGGTTTGTGCTACTCTCATCtctatgacaacacaaggcctcacatgtTGGCAACTGCGGTAATCTGCTTGCCACAATGCACCATAGGGAGGtcaaaatagtaaaatgtcacgtaTATCTGAGGctgagccacctgtgaaaccaattatatcacatgtcagctctgctgaaatcattgcacagctttttatattggcatgATTACCAACCATCGGTGATGAAGAGCCATCGCCAAACTGTGGCCCTGTTGCGCAGCATGCAGCTGGACATTACGTGCTGGATTTCAAAGAAATCCTCCTCTtcaccaccagattttctgaactgcacagatggaagtTAAACTTACAACACATTCACTGCTCCCAAATATTCCCCACCGCAACTTACAGTagcctactgtccccacaccttcTACCCAACAGTTACCACCACCTCTGTCCTATCAACACCTCCGTATTCCCGTCCCCTCACACTCTTTCGGTGTTGATCTCAGTCAATGCATCcatctgtcttccctcttccttgcTCCTACCCTTTTTTTGCTCCTTGTTGCCCTCTCCCAACTTCCCTGCCCCACAGCCACTTGATGATGCACCCATTAGCACTCTAGTCCCTGTATATCCCACAAGACAGTGCTCTTCTCTGCCATCACCTTTAGCCTGCTTTCCCTTCCCCTTCTTTATCTTGAGATTGCTGCTTCTGTTCTACATGATAGTTGCATTCAGGCCAGAGCCGCCAGAGATGACAGTCACCTGTTGTGAAATATGcttccttgtgtgaatgaatgtatgaGCATTTCCATTACTGAAGGTGGCTTTGGCTGAAAACTAATATGTTCTTGTCCTTCCTTTCTGCTTGTCTGCAACTCTGTGTCACCTTTATGGTGAGCAACAATCTGTATTTTCTTTATAATGTTGTTATCTTGCAGTGGAATTGAAGCAAATAGTTCCTGTTGGTTACTattggtagaggttatacttaattggttccttttactgatccactagctcagatggtacagttgctgcacagttcaaagaaaactcgagtctcgtttcaaattgatacCCTACACATAAAATTGTTGTTTGAGATAACTTCAATCTACCCCGAATATGTTGGAGAAAAAATATGTATATAGCTGGTGGATGACATAAAACATtgtctgaaattgtactgaatgccttaTCAGAAACTTATTTGGAATATTTAGCCCTAAAGCCCACCTGAAGTGTAGGTGGGTGAAAAATCATACATGAtcttttagcaataaataatcctaagcaaatagggagcatcatgattgatacagggattagtgaccgcaAGGTTGTTGTACGGAGACTCAATGCtattgttaaaagaaaagaaaaaaatccttgaGGTCTATGTTTATGTGCTACTCCATGACTCTGCTCtcaatatctttattcttggcTTTTGTCTAACCTCTGTGtttctttcagtaatttttttcGTATCAagggtgtaattataaagttaataaaatgttttcttggctttaaataatatttttcatcaggttatgggcccagtacTCGTGTAAAGGCAAGCAACATagtttaattaaaacaatatttgaagTGAGCCTATGTCTGTAAAGAAACATGATTCCTAGCAGCGATTATGAAGTCAGCATTCATAAGCTTGAAGGACCTGAGGACTGGGCTAAAAGGAAATGGCATATTTCTATAGTGCTGCTTTCATATGGACTAAAAGATATTACTAACGGTACGCGTGAATGTGTAGAGTTGCCGCAAGATGCGACAAGTGCGCAAAGAGAAGCGTATGTGGAATGGCACAAGGACGACGCAAAGGAAGCAGGTCTTATAGCAAGGGCGCTGAGTGGACTTGTTGCAGAACTCGTCTTAACGTGCAAGAATGCTAAAGAAATCTGGGACAAATTACGCGCCCGATTTGAACGTAGCAGTACTCAGCGTTTGAATATGTTGATTGAAAAATTTTTCCGTGTTAAACGTGATGAAACGGAAGATATTAGTGCACATGTGGCCAAACTACAAAAGTTATTTGTGGACCTGAACGATGAattagcaaaacatgaagaaaatactCTATCTGAAAGAATCTTAAATGGTCGAATTTTGTCTACACTGGGAAAAGACTACGACAATTTTAAGGGTCTCTGGGATACGATACCGACAGAAAAGCAAAGCTTGAATTTATTATTTGAAAAACTCTGTACTATTGAACTGCGTGAACAAGACATTAATGGAAGTGCAGCTTTCGTCGTTTCTAAAACAAGAAAACGGCAAACAAGTAATCAGCAAGTAGATGACTAAGTCACAATTAAAGTTTCCGTGTAATATATGCAAACAATTAGGTCACTGGGCAGCAGAGTGTCCATAGAACACTCgtgacagcaataaaagaaaagagaagaagcgagAAAGTGAACACGCTGCATTTACTTCAGACGCTATGGGTGTGTGTACCAGTAATCACAGTGACCCAAATAAATGGTATTGCGACAGTGGCGCTACAAATCATATCACTCCCAACGAACagtattttatttcgtatagtgaaTTTGATGCTCCTCAAGTAATTTCATTGGGGAAACAAGATGTCAAAATGTGTGCGTACGGTCAAGGAACAGTTTACATCCAAATTCGACGaaacaataaatggtacaatgcTAGAATGGACAATGTTTTGTACGTCCCTGATGCAAGTGctaacctgttctctgtgagagCCATTGCCTGCAGAGGCTACAGTACTAATTTTAGTTATAATAATGTCTGTGTTCGAAAACAAGTCAATGGCAATATTGTTATGAGAGGTTATGTGAAAAATTGACTTTATATGTTGAACATGCGTGTTGTTAGAAATGCAAAAATGAATCATGTGAACTTGATGACTTCATCCGAAACATTGCAAGTGTACCATGAGATgtttggtcatcaaaataaacaacATGTGAAGAATATTTTAAAAGGAATGAACTTTAATGTGGAAAATGCCAAGAGTGAATTTTTTGACGGCTGTGCGGTTGGAAAGATGCATAGGCTGCCATTCAAAACACGAACAATACGCTCTACCAGTACTGGTGAATTAATCCACGCTGGTGTCAATGGACCAATAAGCAAGAAATCTTTTGGAGGTAAGAATTATTATGTATGTTTCAAAGAGGATTTTAGTAAGTTTCGtcgaattttctttttaagacacaaaagtgaagtgtgtactgtgcttaagtagttttaaatgaAGTACGAACTAATGGACATGTTGTCAAACAATTTAGATGTGATGGTGCAAAGCATTTAACAATAAGAATGTCAGTGAACTGCTTGCAGAGAGGGGAATAGAGCTTctgattcctcctccttacactccTGAAGAAAATGGTGTGGCTGAACGGGAAAATAGGACCATTGTTGAAGCTGCCCGGTCAATGCTAAATCTGAGTAAATTACTAAAGGGTTGTAGGCAGAGGCATGTAACACAGCAGTCTACCTAACAAATCGAACTGGAAaatcttcagttgaaaataaaaccCCTTCTGAACTATGGTTTGATCGGCAAATAGGACGACTTCATCATCTCAGAATTTTTGGCACAGGCTGCtttgttcacattaacaaacaattcCGTTCCAAGTCTGATCATAAAGAAAGGTTTTGGACGACTTGTTGGATATGTTAATGACAAGGATGGGTTTAGAGTTTGGATTCCATCTTAAAGAAAAGTGGTGTTGAGTCACGATGTGAAATTTAAGCCAGAAATTGTTTGTTATTTACATAGTGATCATGTTGAAGTCCCTCAGGAAGAATTTAATGATCCGAATTCATCTAAAGATGACCAATGTAAATCTCCTAGACTGCACACTTCTGGAGGAAGTTAAACTCAAGGAAAAATTGGCACTCTCTATTTTAGAGAAAGTCAATAGTCTCGTGAATCTGATAAAGATaaagaattaacagaatttctaaaagcagaaGCTGCTGTATCCTCTAATGAAGAAAAACAGAGGAATAAAAGACAACGAAGAAAATCAACCTGGATAGAAAGTGGTGAATTTTGTGTGGCAACAAAAGTTGATGCACTTGAATACAAAGATCCaaactgtttttcagaaatattgcagTCAAACGAGAAGGAAGAATGGATGCAAGCTACCAGTGAAGAACTTCAATCACTGAAGAAAAACAATGTCTGGGTGCTGGTTGACCGTCCGAAGAATGCCAAAGTATTGCATGCAAGAGACAAAgcaataatttcatgatttttttttcttttggaggaagtgttaaaagaaaagaaaaaaattccttgaggtctatgtttatgtgctgctccatgactctgctgtcaatatctttattcttggctcttgcgtaacttctgtgtttctttcagtaaatgttttttttcgtgtccagggtgtaattataaaggtaataaaatgttttcttgcctttaaaataatatttttcatcaacTATAACATCCGAACCCATCCAGTTTAAACACAAAATACGTCTATTTAAAAGTGCAGATAAAAGTTCGCTTAATATTCTCATTCATTTAAACCTACCTTTTTTGAGTGTCTTACAGAGCATTTAATCGTGAGGTTATGCAAATTTGTTATGTTACTAGTATGAGTAGTCAATGAGAATGCATGCAGTTTTTTCCTTCTTGCTTTCTTTATACTATAATTCAATAACCTCGTTTGTATTTCTTATAACAATTGTAGTTCAGCTGTTAGTTGCAATGAGTTAGCACATAGCAAAGCAGACTTTGCTAGGGCCGAGCGAGGATTCAGGTTTTACAAGGGACGGTCAGCAGTGGCAAGCCCTCGGCCTCCAGATACGTGCCTTTACAACACCAGTGAGGTGAGAGTGCCACAAGGGTGACAACAGCCACTGTGACAGACACTATGGATCTGCAGTGGGCCTCAGCCCATGGCCAGCCACAcgctgttcgatacagttccccacagccgtttaatgaacaaagtaacagcatatcaactatcagaccaattgtgtgattggattgaagagttcctagataacagaacgcagcatgtcattctcaatggagagaaatcttccgaagtaagagtgatttcaggtgtgccgcaggggagtgtcgtaggaccgttgctattcacaatatatataaatgaccttgtagatgacatcggaagttcactgaggctttttgcggatgattctgtggtatatcgagaggttgtaacaatggaaaattgtactgaaatgtagggggatctgcagcgaattgacgcatggtgcagggaatggcaattgaatctcaatgtagacaagtgtaatgtgctgcgaatacatagaaaaatagttcccttatcatttagttacaaaatagcaggtcagcaactggaagcagttaattccataaattatctgggagtacgcattagcagtgatttaaaatggaatgatcatataaagttgatcgtcggtaaagcagatgccagactgagattcattggaa is a window of Schistocerca gregaria isolate iqSchGreg1 chromosome 8, iqSchGreg1.2, whole genome shotgun sequence DNA encoding:
- the LOC126285208 gene encoding uncharacterized protein LOC126285208; the protein is MIPSSDYEVSIHKLEGPEDWAKRKWHISIVLLSYGLKDITNGTRECVELPQDATSAQREAYVEWHKDDAKEAGLIARALSGLVAELVLTCKNAKEIWDKLRARFERSSTQRLNMLIEKFFRVKRDETEDISAHVAKLQKLFVDLNDELAKHEENTLSERILNGRILSTLGKDYDNFKGLWDTIPTEKQSLNLLFEKLCTIELREQDINGSAAFVVSKTRKRQTSNQQVDD